Proteins encoded by one window of Bacillus rossius redtenbacheri isolate Brsri chromosome 3, Brsri_v3, whole genome shotgun sequence:
- the LOC134530822 gene encoding venom acid phosphatase Acph-1-like: MEGNWLVLVVLVLSTVTCSLGEDEFACHGKLLLSHVLCRYAAKSPASLLPSDCSKELFGVKPNEITQLGRDQAWEVGASLKDHFAGFLPDVYSSEDVKLRTSDEDFTHISLAAVMKGIFGPTAPAKELKVYYQHVPGYTQPLDIDLLLPMVRSPCPGFRAELDRITNSTEYQKFMHQMAYLEEFSRSVSGLSAIELYDNLESKAYHGLPLPDLCHKVFPALTSYVAGSLYFNVASTERLRRMYHGRYMQDVAGHMVKKIKGTLKPDRKVFVYGGHAANVLAHLAAMEVWDGQIPSYSACVNVELRLKHKNEYVVTVSYRNDTSQPARLLKLPKCSCVACPLDEFLQATDAEVLNMHECLGQPLPPTPPGVPPPGTRLLPLLPEFVIPVTNDLHSYPRCV, translated from the exons ATGGAGGGAAACTGGTTGGTTCTCGTGGTTCTGGTGCTGTCTACAGTCACGTGTTCTTTGGGAGAGGATGAGTTCGCATGTCACGGCAAGTTGCTGCTGTCTCATGTG TTGTGCCGGTACGCGGCCAAGTCGCCTGCTTCTCTTTTGCCCTCCGACTGCTCAAAGGAACTATTCGGGGTCAAGCCGAACGAGATAACACAG CTGGGCAGGGACCAGGCGTGGGAGGTGGGCGCCAGCCTCAAGGACCACTTCGCCGGCTTCTTGCCCGACGTCTACAGCAGCGAGGACGTGAAGCTCCGGACCAGCGACGAGGACTTCACGCACATCTCCCTCGCGGCAGTCATGAAGGGGATCTTCGGACCCACGGCGCCGGCAAAGGAGCTGAAGGTGTACTACCAGCACGTGCCCGGGTACACGCAGCCCTTGGACATCGACCTG CTGCTGCCGATGGTCCGATCGCCATGCCCAGGCTTCCGGGCGGAGCTGGACCGGATCACCAACTCCACGGAGTACCAGAAATTCATGCACCAAATGGCCTACCTCGAGGAGTTCTCCAGAAGCGTTAGCGGACTCTCCGCCATAGAACTCTACGACAACCTCGAGTCCAAG GCCTACCACGGCTTGCCGCTGCCTGACTTGTGTCACAAGGTGTTCCCTGCCTTGACCAGTTACGTCGCCGGGAGCCTGTACTTCAATGTCGCCAGCACCGAGCGACTGCGCAGGATGTACCACG GTCGCTACATGCAAGACGTGGCGGGACACATGGTCAAGAAGATAAAGGGAACTCTGAAGCCTGACAGGAAGGTGTTCGTGTACGGCGGCCACGCTGCAAATGTGTTGGCACATTTGGCAGCGATGGAAGTGTGGGATGGCCAAATACCGTCCTACTCGGCGTGCGTGAATGTCGAGCTGCGACTCAAACACAAGAATGAATACGTTGTCACG GTGTCGTACAGGAACGACACGAGCCAGCCGGCCCGCCTGCTGAAGCTGCCCAAGTGCAGCTGCGTCGCCTGCCCCTTGGACGAGTTCCTCCAGGCCACTGACGCGGAGGTCCTCAACATGCACGAGTGCCTGGGCCAGCCGCTGCCGCCCACGCCGCCCGGAGTCCCGCCGCCGGGGACCCGACTCCTGCCTCTCCTGCCCGAGTTC GTGATTCCGGTGACCAATGATTTGCATTCTTACCCCAGGTGCGTATAA